The genomic DNA ATCGGTCAATGCATTTATAAGGTGAGTAACAAAATCCTtcattgtttcttcttttttcattcATGTCTGCTACATGAAAGGAAGTTGAAAATTTCCACAGACATACGCCCAAGTTGAGCTTGACACGAATATTTTCCAGAAAATCATACTAACACTCTTCATGTTAGTGTAATGTAATAATCTTTACAGTATCCATTAGCCTATTGCTTGTTGACCTTATTGTTGATGACTACTACATTTTATGTTGGAATGTTTAGTGATAACTTATAAGCACGTTGGGAGTATTGAATCAACTAGTAATGAAAGTTTTAAaatgctttttgttttttttttttcttctcattattAAATGGTTGATAATATAATATGCAAGGCCTTTTGAAGTGAATGATAGCATCAAAGTTGTGCTTATATAGATACAAGTGATGAATTGGAATAGTTGGATTGTTTGCTCAACTgatgaatttaaaattgaaattaaattaaagccATATCTTGATAATTCCAATACTTCAATATGGACTAGCTAATTCTTCTATTCCTACCCATATATTGGTTTATTACTCAATTGATAGAGTTTTAAGTGATTGTTTGTGGTCAAATGTTTGTGTGATCACGACTATATATATAGGGatgaaaacagttttttttaaatagactattttatcttgaaaaaaaaaaatttgacttttaaaatgtAACCGATGTCATATAGTTAGTGGTCTATTAGAATgacaaatattagtatattaatTGTTATACACATATTCTTTTGCATTGTATCTTATATATGAACTTGcatccatttaaaaaatatatacataaaaattaaaggaaataGTGCAATCATCATTTCTCTACATTTATCTGGAGTCTCCCCCTTTCAATTCAGCATAACTCCATTCAAAATGGTTTATTTTGTCCTTTTCCCAATTCAAGTgggattttttaaataatttgtttatcttttgtttgttaTGTTACAGTTGTATGTAGTTTGAAGAATTTGTGTCCTTTGACCAGAATATCCGTGAAAATAAATGTGTTAGCTTAATAAAATACTAGTTTCCAATATAGTAGTAGTAAATagcaaaaaacaattttagattaattttataaacaaaaaggaGTTGAGAGGAGAGTAGAAAAAGGAGCAGTAGTGAGATGTTGTTGTTTACAAAATGCTTTTTCTATGCCTTTTATTGACAGACTGGAAAATTCCATTCAACCTAAAGTAAGTTATCAGATAATAACAGTAACACCTCTCTTTCtccaaagaaataaaaacttcCCTTTGGAGAGTTCAAAGCTTAAAAATAGTATTTGTATTCTGCTCATTACATACATACACCTAAAAAAACACATGctcttttcaatttcatttaagAAAGATGATAACGTTAACAGATTTCTACCATGTGATGACATCAATGGTGCCACTTTACGTGGCTATGATATTAGCTTATGGTTCAGTGAAATGGTGGAAGATATTCTCTCCCGATCAATGCTCCGGCATCAATCGCTTCGTTGCTCTGTTTGCAGTTCCTTTACTTTCATTCCATTTCATTGCCTCTAACAATCCTTACAAAATGAACACACGCTTCCTCGTCGCAGACACACTTCAAAAGATTATCGTCTTACTTGCTCTCACCATTTGGGCCAACGTCAGCAAAAGGGGTTGTTTAGAATGGACAATAAcactcttctccatttcaacacTCCCAAACACTTTGGTTATGGGAATCCCTCTTCTCAAATGTATGTACGGTGGTGAATTTTCTGGGAGTTTGATGGTACAAATTGTGGTCCTTCAGTGTATTATTTGGTACACGTTGATTTTGTTCATGTTTGAGTTTAGAGGAGCAAGAATGCTTATCTCAGAACAGTTTCCAGACACTGCTGGTACCATTGTTTCCATTCATGTTGACTCTGATGTGATGTCGTTGGATGATGGAAGACAGTGTTTGGAAACAGAAGCTGTAATCAAAGAAGATGGGAAGCTTCATGTTATAGTGAGGAGATCAAATGCTTCAAGAAGGTCTCATTCTCAGTCTCATACAACACCTCGAGCTTCAAATCTGACGAATGCAGAGATATACTCTTTGCAATCATCAAGGAATCCAACTCCAAGAGGGTCTAGTTTCAACCACACAGATTTACATTCCATGATGGGTGGTAGTCGTAATTCTAACTTTGGTGCTTTTGATTTGAAAGGAACACCACCGAGGACTTGTAATTATGATAATTCAATGTCTACGACAAAGGGGAATTACCCTGCGCCAAACCCCGAAATGTTCTCTCCAAAAAACGTTGTTGCTGCTAAGAAAACGGAGGATCTTCATATGTTTTTTTGGAGTTCAAGTGATTCCCTTGTTTCTGATGTTAAATTGAATGTCTCTCCAGAAAAAggtttcttttaattattttttactaatagTTGTTTGCTTATATTGATTGATTGGTTGACatgattattatatattattattgtcaGTGGAGGGTGAGGATGAGCACAAGAGAGGGGAGGAAGGTGGGGCAAAAACGATGCCACCAGCAAGTATAATGACGAGGCTGATATTGATAATGGTTTGGAGAAAACTTATCAGAAACCCAAACACATATTCGAGCATTATCGGCCTAACTTGGTCACTCATTTCATTCAGGTGGAATATTGAAATGCCTGTTATCATAGCAAAGTCTATTTCCATATTGTCGGATGCAGGGCTTGGCATGGCCATGTTCAGTCTTGGTTAGTATTCAATAAAACTCAATGGTGTTTAGAGAGGACACGTACAAAATCTTTTCTGATTCCATCATCActttgaatattatttaaatgattttttgtttgataaagCAAGCAAGTGTTTCACTATATATAGTTCTTTTATGATAGGCTTTGTGTTTGGGGTTGA from Medicago truncatula cultivar Jemalong A17 chromosome 8, MtrunA17r5.0-ANR, whole genome shotgun sequence includes the following:
- the LOC11411177 gene encoding probable auxin efflux carrier component 1c isoform X2, whose translation is MITLTDFYHVMTSMVPLYVAMILAYGSVKWWKIFSPDQCSGINRFVALFAVPLLSFHFIASNNPYKMNTRFLVADTLQKIIVLLALTIWANVSKRGCLEWTITLFSISTLPNTLVMGIPLLKCMYGGEFSGSLMVQIVVLQCIIWYTLILFMFEFRGARMLISEQFPDTAGTIVSIHVDSDVMSLDDGRQCLETEAVIKEDGKLHVIVRRSNASRRSHSQSHTTPRASNLTNAEIYSLQSSRNPTPRGSSFNHTDLHSMMGGSRNSNFGAFDLKGTPPRTCNYDNSMSTTKGNYPAPNPEMFSPKNVVAAKKTEDLHMFFWSSSDSLVSDVKLNVSPEKVEGEDEHKRGEEGGAKTMPPASIMTRLILIMVWRKLIRNPNTYSSIIGLTWSLISFRWNIEMPVIIAKSISILSDAGLGMAMFSLGLFMALQPRIIACGNRIAAFSMAIRFLTGPAVMAAASIVVGLRGTLLNVAIVQAALPQGIVPFVFAKEYNGNFWDVDCIAHNARLLHLVGSMNGMDISKC
- the LOC11411177 gene encoding probable auxin efflux carrier component 1c isoform X1, which gives rise to MITLTDFYHVMTSMVPLYVAMILAYGSVKWWKIFSPDQCSGINRFVALFAVPLLSFHFIASNNPYKMNTRFLVADTLQKIIVLLALTIWANVSKRGCLEWTITLFSISTLPNTLVMGIPLLKCMYGGEFSGSLMVQIVVLQCIIWYTLILFMFEFRGARMLISEQFPDTAGTIVSIHVDSDVMSLDDGRQCLETEAVIKEDGKLHVIVRRSNASRRSHSQSHTTPRASNLTNAEIYSLQSSRNPTPRGSSFNHTDLHSMMGGSRNSNFGAFDLKGTPPRTCNYDNSMSTTKGNYPAPNPEMFSPKNVVAAKKTEDLHMFFWSSSDSLVSDVKLNVSPEKVEGEDEHKRGEEGGAKTMPPASIMTRLILIMVWRKLIRNPNTYSSIIGLTWSLISFRWNIEMPVIIAKSISILSDAGLGMAMFSLGLFMALQPRIIACGNRIAAFSMAIRFLTGPAVMAAASIVVGLRGTLLNVAIVQAALPQGIVPFVFAKEYNVHPDILSTGVIFGMLIALPITLVYYILLGL